From Hoeflea sp. 108:
AGGCTATCTGGTTGGCGAAGTCGAGCGTCGCGAACACCAGCACGCCGATACCTGCGCCAGGCAGGATCAGCATGTGCGAGGCATAGCCATAGACGGCGCCGCCATGGCCCACCGACTCCCAGCCGTCGACCTCGCCCGCCCCGAAACACAAGCCATAGCCGGCCATCGACTTGTCCAGACTGTCAGGCCGCTTGCCGAACGGCGTCCACATCTCGCGCAGCGAAGCCGGCGAAACGATCGAGTTGCCCGCGGCGTCGAAGCCGCCGCGCAGCAGGCACTGGACGTAGCGCGACATGTCGTCGGTGGTGGAGAAGATGTTGCCCGCAGGCGACCCGCCAAGGCTGAACACCGGCGCCGGCGTGTCGCCATCCAGCGTCCACATGTCGGCGGGCGCAAGCCGCTCGCGGATGCCAGGCGCCATGCCGCATGACGAGTTGTTCATGCCGAGCGGCTTCAGGATATTTTCAGCGACGTAGTCGGAATAGCTCTGGCCGGTTACAACCTCGATGACCCGGCCTGCAACCGCAATGCCGGCATTGGAATAATGCATGATACCAATGCTCGGATCCTGCTTGAGGGTCGAGCTGGCCAGTTCGTTGACCGTATCCTCGAGCGGCGGGCGGGTCGCGTCGAGATAGTGGCCGCTTTTCGGCTCACGCACCAGGCCGGCGGTATGCGTCAGCAGCTTGCGCAGGCTGATGTGAGAACCGTTGGGCCCGCCCTCGGCGCCGGCAAACGGGTTGATCGGGTGAAAGCCGGGCAGGTAGGTCGAGACGTCGACATCAAGGTCGACCAGCCCCTTTTCCGCCAGTTGCATCAGCGCCAGCGAGGTGAAGGTCTTGGTGATCGAGCCGATGCGGAAGCAGGTGTCTTCGCGCATGTCGAAATCACGGTCGTGGCGCTGGATATGGCCTTGAGCCAGCACGCCGTCGCGGTCGACAAGCGCGTAGGAGATCGACGGGATCGCCTTGTCCTCGACCTCGTAGCGGATCAGGTCTTCGAACAGCTCGATCGATGCGGCGGAGAGCGAAGGCATGGCAAATGCTCCTTGGGGTATCTCAATGGGAATGGCGGGGGTCGAGCATGTCGCGCAGCGCATCGCCGACGAGGTTCCACGACAGCACGAACAGAAAAACGGCAGCGCCGGGGAAAGCCAGCGTGTACCAGAACTGGAACGGGTTGCCCGGCTGGCCAACGATCCAGTTGCGCGAATAGGCGATGAACTGGCCCCAATCGGCGTAGCCCTCTTCGGTGCCGACGCCGAGGAAGCTGAGTGCGGATGCCGACAGCACCATAGAGCCGGTGGCCATGGTCGCCAGCACCAATACCGGGAACATCGCGTTGGGCAGGATGTGCAGGACGATCAGTCGGAGATCGCTGGCGCCGTAGCTCCTGGCGGCGTGGATGTAATCCATCTCGCGTATTCGCAGGATTTCACTGCGCACGATGCGGGCGTAACTCATCCAGCCGAACGTCGTCAGGGCAATCGTGATCGGCCAGATGCCCTTGCCGAGAAGTGCGGTCAGCACCATCGCCGCGATCAGGAACGGCACCGCCATGAACACGTCGACGATGCGCATCAATATCTCTTCAGCGAGCCCGCCATAATAGGCAGCGACCGCACCGACCACGGTGCCGATCAGCACCGAGATGGCAACGACGCCGAGGCCGATCTTGAAGGCCGTGCGCGTGCCCCACACGACACCGTAGAAGATGTCGTACTGGCCTTGGGTGGTGCCGAAAATCGCATCGCGCGACGGCGGCTGAGGCGTCGCCAGGAAGCCGGCGCGCGGCGTGTCGTAAGGCGAAAGCTGAAAGCTCTGCGGCGGCGCCAGCAAGGGTGCGAAGATGGCGATCAGCACAAAGGCCAAGAGGATGGCGACACCCAGCAGCGACACCGGATTGCGCCCGAGGTAGCGAAGAAACTTCATTGCGTCTTCACCCTCGGATCGAGCAGCGGATAGATGAGGTCGACGAGCAGGTTCATCAGCACGAGAACGACCGCGAAATAGAGGCCGAAACCAAGGACCGCCGGGAAGTCGAGATTGGCCGCCGTCTTGGCAGCAAACTGGCCGAGGCCGGCATAGTCGAAGATGGTTTCGGTGATGACGACGCCACCCATCATGACGGCAAGCTCCATGCCGGCGATGGTCGCCACCGGCAGCAGCGCGTTGCGCCGCGCATGCTTGAGCTCCACCACCCGACGCGGCAGGCCCTTGGCGCGGGCCGTGCGCACATAATCCTGGCGCAGCGTCTCCAGCATCGAGGTGCGCATCACCCGCGTCATGGAGGCGACGTTGACATAGGTCAGCGTGATGACAGGGGCGGCGAGGTGGCGAAGCGAGTCACCAAAGATCGCCCAATTGCCATTCAGGAGCGCATCGACCGTGTTGGCGCCCGTGTAACGCACGAATTCGTCCGAACTTACGATCGTCTGAGCCCACTGGCTGAGCCGGCCGGGCGGAAACCAGTCGAGTGCCGAGTAAAAGATCAGCAGCATCAACAGGCCGAAGACGTAAACCGGGAACGACCAGCCGAGGATGGTGAAGATGCGGATGATGTGATCGGGCCAGCGGTTGAGATAGATGCCGGCTCGCGAGCCGAGGAACACGGCGAGCAGCAGGCATGGAATGAACGCCAGCACGACCAGCTCCAGCGTCGCTGGAAACAACGACGTCAGCGCGGTCGAGACCGGCTGGCGTGCCGTTTCCGACCAGCCGAGATTGCCGCTCAGCACACCGCCGATCCATCGGGCATACTGGACGTAGAAGGGATCGTTGAGCCCGTACTGCTCGATCATTCTGCGGATGCTCTCCTGACCGCCCTTGAGGTAGTCAGGTGACGGCGCATAAGCCGCCAGGCGCTGCGTCGGCGAAAGCGACATCTGCAGCGCAAAGATCATCAGCGACAGAGCGAACAGGACGACGGGCAACATCATCAGTCGTCTGAGTGCGTAGTTCAGCACGGGCCACACGTTCCGATTTCAGGGGATGTAACAGCGGCATGCCGGGCGACCGCAGCCGCCCGGCATGCCCTGCCAATCAGTTGTTGGCCTTGGTCACCGGGTAGAAGTCCCAGGCGCCGTAGAGGATCATGTTGTCGACATAGCCGTCGATATTGCTGCGCGTGACGACGAAGCCGAAGTCCTCCCAGAGGAACTGGGTGGTGGCGTAGTCGTACGACATCTCCTGGAGCTTGGCGTAGATAGGCTCGCGCACGGCAGGATCGTTCGAGGCCCAGGCCTCATCCAGCAACGGCTTGAACTTCTCCGCCATCAGGTCGCGATAGCCCTGGCCGACCATGCCGCCGACCAGACCGGTGGGCGAGAGGTAGTAGGATGCCGCGCCCAGCGGGCCGCCCGGATCGGAATAATCAGGGCCCCAGCCCATCACCGTCAGCGGTGCTGCCGGCTTCTCGCGATTGTTGAGCTTGTCGGAAACGGACGCCCATGGCAGCGCCTGGATCTGCATCTTGAACTTCGGATTGATACGCGACAGGCCCATCTGCAGCGCTGACAGCGCTGCCGTCAGCTGCGGGTTACCCTCGGTCACGTAGGCGGTGAAGGTGAAGCCCACGTCCCAGAGCTTGCCGTCGAACGCCTTCTTGAAATGTTCCTCGGCCTTGGCGGGGTCGTAGCTGTAGACAGGCGAATCCGCGCGATAGCCCATGATGCCGCGCACCGTCGGACCACGCGACTGCACGGTCTTGCCGAGCAGCACCTGATTGATCAGGGCGTCGTAGTTCTGCGCGTAGTTGAAGCCCTTGCGGACGTCGATGTCGGCGAAGAAGTCCGGTGGGATGCCCTTGCCGTCCAGCTTGCCGCTGCCGATGGCCGGGTTGTCGTTGTCGTCGAGCGGCCAGGCAAAGAAGATGCCGCGCGAGAACACTTTCTGCAGCCCGTCGATGACCTTGACGCCTTCGGTCTTGCTCAGCTCGTCGATAAACTCGACCGGCGCCGCAACGAAGTCGGCATCACCTGACAGGAGCTGCAGGCGCCGCGTCGTCCACTCAGGCACGGTGCGCATGACGACGCGCTCGAGCTTGGCTGGGCCCATGAAGTAGTTGTCGA
This genomic window contains:
- a CDS encoding ABC transporter permease; protein product: MLNYALRRLMMLPVVLFALSLMIFALQMSLSPTQRLAAYAPSPDYLKGGQESIRRMIEQYGLNDPFYVQYARWIGGVLSGNLGWSETARQPVSTALTSLFPATLELVVLAFIPCLLLAVFLGSRAGIYLNRWPDHIIRIFTILGWSFPVYVFGLLMLLIFYSALDWFPPGRLSQWAQTIVSSDEFVRYTGANTVDALLNGNWAIFGDSLRHLAAPVITLTYVNVASMTRVMRTSMLETLRQDYVRTARAKGLPRRVVELKHARRNALLPVATIAGMELAVMMGGVVITETIFDYAGLGQFAAKTAANLDFPAVLGFGLYFAVVLVLMNLLVDLIYPLLDPRVKTQ
- a CDS encoding serine hydrolase domain-containing protein — its product is MPSLSAASIELFEDLIRYEVEDKAIPSISYALVDRDGVLAQGHIQRHDRDFDMREDTCFRIGSITKTFTSLALMQLAEKGLVDLDVDVSTYLPGFHPINPFAGAEGGPNGSHISLRKLLTHTAGLVREPKSGHYLDATRPPLEDTVNELASSTLKQDPSIGIMHYSNAGIAVAGRVIEVVTGQSYSDYVAENILKPLGMNNSSCGMAPGIRERLAPADMWTLDGDTPAPVFSLGGSPAGNIFSTTDDMSRYVQCLLRGGFDAAGNSIVSPASLREMWTPFGKRPDSLDKSMAGYGLCFGAGEVDGWESVGHGGAVYGYASHMLILPGAGIGVLVFATLDFANQIASRLGIDGLRIALSERNMGKPLQRMQRPPVIADEQFRTLPGYYRDDATKEVVEVKAKDGKLYLMGDGVPLQIRPVSGKDFVIDGRIYGRGAGYAHMNLSFPEPGKLAWKDASWSRIEAPADEAVPEAIEPHLGEYGPDFNITYLSYSHGGLKCLIEYFCTHNCEPVGEGRFRMHGKLYEDEILELDAVDDHGRRGIRVGPMFLERRPLSQAEAA
- a CDS encoding ABC transporter permease, producing MKFLRYLGRNPVSLLGVAILLAFVLIAIFAPLLAPPQSFQLSPYDTPRAGFLATPQPPSRDAIFGTTQGQYDIFYGVVWGTRTAFKIGLGVVAISVLIGTVVGAVAAYYGGLAEEILMRIVDVFMAVPFLIAAMVLTALLGKGIWPITIALTTFGWMSYARIVRSEILRIREMDYIHAARSYGASDLRLIVLHILPNAMFPVLVLATMATGSMVLSASALSFLGVGTEEGYADWGQFIAYSRNWIVGQPGNPFQFWYTLAFPGAAVFLFVLSWNLVGDALRDMLDPRHSH
- a CDS encoding ABC transporter substrate-binding protein, producing the protein MMKLALALAMGLGLAMTAAPVMAETKNPGTFVFMWTDDIQSFDPAYIANTPSSYGSLNIYSRLLNFNGSKISEFVPSLSTEVPSLENGLIKQGDDGSVSYTFPIRKGVFAHKVGVKGADGKITWEYYDKLTDAQKAAIEPGYGQITPDDVRYSLLRAILQGQSWMSNAITEVITAGKYTDIAKWVETEGKVKSVNDASPETLRAVYDQLASQIVVDGDNVTLKLPKSFPATLGVIALPFGTSIVDKEWVASVGGWDGSGDTWKAHYRPELGANPLFAEENGTGPFMLEEWDRTDRRITLKRFDNYFMGPAKLERVVMRTVPEWTTRRLQLLSGDADFVAAPVEFIDELSKTEGVKVIDGLQKVFSRGIFFAWPLDDNDNPAIGSGKLDGKGIPPDFFADIDVRKGFNYAQNYDALINQVLLGKTVQSRGPTVRGIMGYRADSPVYSYDPAKAEEHFKKAFDGKLWDVGFTFTAYVTEGNPQLTAALSALQMGLSRINPKFKMQIQALPWASVSDKLNNREKPAAPLTVMGWGPDYSDPGGPLGAASYYLSPTGLVGGMVGQGYRDLMAEKFKPLLDEAWASNDPAVREPIYAKLQEMSYDYATTQFLWEDFGFVVTRSNIDGYVDNMILYGAWDFYPVTKANN